The DNA window GTTCTTGAATTAGGATCCTCTTCTGTGATCAGAGAAAATTGGGGTCTTGTTCAACAAGCCAAGTCTCTTTTTGGGTCAGATCTTAGCGCTTATTTGGTGCCCAAAGGCCCTAATAACTCCAGTGAAGAACCGACCCAGTTTCTTGACAGGAGCATTTCTTTTGCGGATATGGGCATAATAGCTGGACTTCAAGAAGATTGTGCAGTTGATCGTGAACAGAAGAACGCTCGTGAAACAGAAGAAGCAAATAAACGTAACGCTAATAAACCAGGCCTGTCTTATTTGAACTCAGAGCATTCAGACTCGGACTTTCCTCTACTTGCTATGCATATGGAGAAAAGAATTccaaagaaaagagggagaaagCCTGGCCTGGGCAGAGACGCCCCACTGAACCATGTAGAGGCTGAGAGGCAGCGGAGAGAGAAGTTGAACCACCGGTTTTACGCGCTGCGTGCGGTGGTCCCAAACGTGTCTAGAATGGACAAAGCATCACTATTATCTGATGCTGTATCCTACATCAATGAATTGAAGGCGAAGGTTGATGAATTAGAGTCACAACTAGAAAGGGAATCCAAGAAAGTGAAATTGGAAGTTGCCGATAATTTGGACAATCAAAGCACCACCACTTCTGTGGACCAATCAGCCTGCAGGCCGAATAGTGCTGGTGGCGCTGGGCTTGCACTTGAAGTTGAGATCAAGTTTGTGGGTAATGATGCAATGATTAGAGTCCAATCGGAGAATGTGAACTATCCAGCTTCCAGGTTAATGTGTGCGCTCCGTGAACTGGAGTTTCAGGTTCACCATGCTAGTATGTCCTGTGTTAACGAGCTTATGCTCCAAGATGTGGTAGTTAGGGTTCCTGATGGACTGAGAACCGAAGAGGCCTTGAAATCTGCTCTTCTTGGAAGACTAGAATAACAGTAAAGATCATGGTTATGGCTGttcatattatataaatatatcatgatcAAAAGCCgattgttttgcttgttttctattCTCTATTTTCCATGTCTACCTCCAAATTATGTGTTTATGGAATAAATGAAGCAATCATCCCTTTTTCAACATTACTGGAATCTTGACCCTAAAAAGTGTCTGGACTGAATTTTCTTCACGTTTTTTTGCTGCTCCCCATGCTCATAGCGCTGCAAGTGTACATGACTTGAAAGGAAACCTAACTTGCTATTATGGATGGCAGTGGGGCCATGactactatttttatatataaatttatgttgttgattATTGCATATGTATAGATATACCcccatgttatatatatatatatatataaatatatatgtatttatatatatatatatacccccATGTTAACATTTTTTGTCTGGTAGAATCAAGCCAATTGCCACAAGAAgagctatttttgttttgttttgttttttttctcttgggcCAAAGATGAGTTTTATTTACTTggcataaaatatttatttctgttGCTCCTTCCCGGGCCATGCTTACGTCTCGTATGTTATTGCAGTTCATCTgagtttctgaaatttttaaaataattaattttaattgaagtactaatattaaaaaaatatatatatttttttgaataaaaaacactcattcccaggatatatttttaaaacaaaggaAATAGATGTGTTTGGGAACCTGGACCATACCCTCTCTTACAAATCACGTGTTATTTGCAATTAATATAAGGTCGTACTATTTTACAACCAATAGAGAGGTAGCAGGTGTCCGAACTGTAGGTAACTTTCCTTTTGTTTGTTCCATTGTCTGTTGCGAGCAAAGCAAGTAAAGCAATGGTCCATGCTAAATTAatagatataatataaatattattaaatttgatttaataaactgTGGGTAACTTTAGAgaattatgtctttttttatttaatggtgGTTACTATTATTAGATCAGCATCTATGTTAATTGATACTATAATTTTTccagataattttaaaaatcaaaacaatataaaaatactaaaaaattaatttaaaataaaaaaataaaaaaattaattttttaaaatataaaaataaacagattcttattaaaaaaaccgCGATGGAATTTGATGATATTGTTTGAGTAAATAAAATTGGAGTCATGAAGAAATGCAGACGAACAGGGATCAGTTGGTCCAGCCGTGCAGGATCCCTGTGGTGATGTTCACTTTTTGTGGTGGAAAAGACCCCTCCACTTACTGCGAAAATCACTTTACCACACATGTGGAAAaatcactttatatatatatatatatatatatatgatttttccaCATGTGTGGTAACGGCAACTTGTTGAGCCATTTACTACCAACTATGATGATGTATAAGTGTAGGTCCGCGCctaagaaaaacaaaggtatttgcagatttttttttttttttatcataaaatgatatcatatcattaataaatttcaaacaaaGCTAGgctgtaaaataaataaatatacacaTACCAAATTTAACTAAGATTTTGAGACTAATCGTTCCTTGTTAATGTAACTTCAAAACTCACAACATTTGAGacattttataaacaaattttgttatattattcTACGTCGAAATGccttaatatgttaatgttttggtgttttatttttaaatataggtatatttagaataacaaaatatcaaaccTCATggagtaataaaataattataatttttcaaaaaacattatcctAGTCATGTGGGCCAAGTCCACATGACAAGATATTATAGTTACATGGGCCAAGCCCATGCGATCAACTTAATcactctttcttttctatttctgtttttaccttttctttccattttttctttccttttcttttttttttctctctgtttttttcttcctagcCAAACTAGACACAAACctctatgtgttttttttccttgaatgccattaacaatttctttttatgcaaGATATATATGCACACAATTTTTCTGTGCACATAAACTTTATGCATGTTGTCAATAACACCACATTTTTACATCAATAGCTACAACATTCTTAATAGTTAATCATCATCTCCACCAATGGTGTATGGAACAATAACCATAACATGGCATGATGATCAACGACCACCATTGCTAGCCAATGAATTATCAGCTTCACAACCAATTTCTAACACTAATTTCTCCACCAATGATGTCTTCTTCTTGAAAAAAGTCTACGACTGAGTGTATAAACACACTTAACCACCAAGAACAAGAAGAGATTTTTCCATAGAAATCTATATTAGTATAGAAACACACATAGCCGCATAAAACTAACAGATACACACTCTTaactttcacttttatttctccttTATAGTAAATTAGTCTCTCTTCACACCTTAACTAACGTAAGCATCATAATGTTCTATGTTCCCAcatggattgattttttatttttccaataataACCTAACCTAAGACGTAGCTAGCCAAGGAAAACCCGTTTTTTATGTGAAGTTTTTTCATGACTTTATTGGTCGCACAGTTTGTGGGAAACTAAACAAAAACCCAATTCATTTCCTTTTACTACTCACAAAAACTCTTTTCATGGTCGATGAAACTTTATAACAAAGGAGATTAATTGATCTTCCTACCACAAGGACTCCAGCTCCCTTGGATTTTCAATAACTCACTCATCAAGTGCAAGTATTTAATAATGTTGTTGTAGCCATACAATAAGAAATTCATTATACAACTCTATTATATGCACCAGTATATGCACCAGGtgtataaagataattttagtttCATGAAGGAATGAGACAAAATGACATACAAAGTATGCATGATACTTCCACTCTCCGAATGAGCTGCTCTTCCCATAAAAAGCACTCCTCCATGGATCTTAGCCACATGTGTAAAAATCTCTAACAATCCTCTCCTGACTCTCACTCGTATGTTTCCAAACGAAAAGACCTCGACATAAGACGAGATTAACTTCTAAAAATGAACACTAATTTTACCAGGTGAAAGATTTCTTTACACACTTGCCATTCCAAAGAATATATCGTTGTGAAGGTCAGCTTACAGATCCCatgaaacacataaaaaatatcaaaaatattctAGAATTAGTGATAATAAAAAGTAATGTCATGTGTAAtatttttcctataatttttCATGGATCTGTTAAGGTATAATATTGCACCCTTAAACCAGGCTCTATCATTGACTTTCACGACTTTTGTGTTAAGATCACCTCTTTTTCTAGCACTAATATCTCAGTAAAAAAGAGTACAATAAAGATCTTTACCATCACCTAAAAAGAATATGAGAGCACCAGAGCATATCTCCATAGATTTAATGAGAAAATACCTAACATGAAGAATATGCACAAACTAATTTCCACTGAGGCCCTAATCAATGGAGTCTACAATTACTTATTGGGAATACATGTATGCACTTCCTAACACGACTCAACTAAGTGTAAAACTAGCAATGATAAATAATATTAGGGTGAAAGAAGGAAGCATAATTGGACAAAGTCACCCACATTTCTACAAAGTAAAGTCTCTAACCAAAACATctaaaacaaacattaaataaCACATTCATGATCACTTGACATTTCCTGATCTCTTAATCGCATATTTGACCACCATACAAACTAAGGTGTTAGTTGTTGTTAGAGAAAACATATGAAACcttaataaactttatttttttcaccacGATTATGGGCATGACATTGAGAAATGACAAGCCTtgaataaacaagataaaaagatCAATCGCCAGTGGTTACCTTCActaatttgtgaaaaaaatacaaaacttgagcataaaagaaaataagtttgcACACCTGATGAACTACTAGGGATTACATAATCTCCAAATTAGCTCTTGGAATTATATCTCCACTCTCTTTaacctttttaaataaaaaacagtagTGTTTCTACATCTCTATATGAAAATCTccatgttttcataaaaatctTCATGTCTTTGtatgttttcattaaaattattcagGTCTTCACATCCATTTGTCACCAAAAAAGGATCAGGGGATTTTCTCCAGGTCTCTATGACCACTTGTCTCAAAAAAAGGATGAGAGATCCTTCTCCAGACTTCATGACAACTTATGGAAtacttttctataaaaatacgTTCCTAAATATATACACAAACCAACTTGCTTTCACACTCACCTTTCATTCTTAAAGACTACTTATTTTaactaagaaacaaaaattaaactcaCCTCTATTTTGCAAGAATGTTGGCAAAAATTTACATGAAGCAATTtcatataagaaacattaacaAAAGCCAACATTCAAACATAGCCAATGTTATATTTATATGCAAGCATAGCCATAAAAAGGTAAATGTGTATATTACAGTTAAGTCTATCAAACACATATTTAAAAGATTTGagtgaaaaatgataaaacaagaaaaaaactataatattatttttttaaaattgtcctAGTTGTGTGAGCTTAGCCCATGTGGCCAGACCTTGTGGCCATATAGGTGTGGTCGTGTGGGTTGTGCCTGCATGACCAGCTTgatcactctctctctttcttttttttccttgccaaATTAGGCACACACCAATATGTAATTTCCTCCTAAGTGCCGCTAATAATTTCTCCCAATAAGATATACACGCACAAACAATCTTTATATTCATATAAACTTTATGGATGCAGGCAACAACACCATATTTTTACACTAATGGATACAACATTCCCAATAGTTAACCACCATCTCCATCAATGGTGCATGACACAATAATCATGATATGATATAATGACCAACGAACATTATTGTTAGCTAATATATTATCAGCTCCATAACCAATGTCTAATGCCAATTTCTTCAACAATGTTTCGTCTCTTTCTCCATGAAAAAAGTCAAAAGTTGAGTGTAAAATACACTCAGCCACCAAGAAGGAAGAATAAATTTTTCCACACAAAGCCATATAGATGTACAGATATACAAAGCCATATAAAACTTATAGGCACATGGAAAATCCATTAATGCACCTCTTAGCCTTGTTGGTGTTTGAGACAACACCCTAACAATAATTGTCTCTCTCCAGCATATGACTTGCACGTATTACTATTACCTCCTCTAGTCCAATCATCTTCCAGCATCTCCCAAACGATCCTGACAACTTTGGAAGGTAAATTTTGAACcttaaatgaatttttgaataatCTTAACATGTTattgaatattgagttttttttttattattttgtatgattttgtgtgtttgattttgaatgtGTGTGCTAATAATTTTGTTCGCGGACATGATttgtgttttcaatttgatgCGTTTTGTGTATGAATATGCATCACAAATATgttcaatgtattttaaaaatatggtatgagtttttcatataaaataaaaaataaataaaaaaaatggtgctATTTTGATGAAtcctgattttattttcaaaagaaattattttgttaaacatgaacatgaacataaacatgaattgatgagttgaagggTGCCTTTAACAATATCCTTTTGGTTCATTGTTTTCatatgatttattaaaaaaaaactattttgttctttttctcatctttatttgtaaatatgtctttattaatttttgtgttttatgacATATTATTCTTATTGTTATGAGTGGACTTGGACTGAGTTAACATGACCTTATATAGACCCAATTAGTAGGAGTGACATTTTTTTCAGGCCTATCTTGGATATATTTAAAAGAGTGGGGCGAAAACCTGATTTTTACCATCCATAGAGATCTAGCACTCATTTTAGAAAATGACCTAATCTATGAGTCttttattttgaaggaaaaacattaaaattttcagatttttcaaCAATCTTAATCAACGAGTCTCCTATTATAGGGatcaacatcaatttttttatgaatgaccTAGTTAACAAGTCTTTTATTCTTAGGGACGAACATCAAATTTTTCACAAATAGCCTAATCGACGAGTCTTCTATTTGTAAGGAcgaacatcaatttttttttatgaatgacaTAATCGACGAGTCTTCTATTCTTAGGGATGAATGCTATTTTTTTCACGAATAACCTAATTGAcgagtcttttatttttagagagagacGTCAAAGTTTTCATGAATGGTCTAATCAAGGAGTCTCCTATTTGTAGGGACCaccatcaaatttttataaataattagaaatacattaaaataaatcatgaataatcttataaaataatttagacaGTTAATGACATATATGAATAgatttatgagaaaataaatagaaaagatgtaGTATTTTGTTTGAAAGAATGTAATATGGGTGACATCAATCTTCCTTTAAGTATAACTAATCCCTTACTTAAATCTTAAgagttaatatttattttagaattcctagttttctttaattactaggtggcaacccaatttttcctttaatttaagAGGTCCTAATGTCACGCTAGGTGTGACAAATTACATCTTCTTATTTTAGATCTAGTTTAGCTTCTAATAATAGGTGCACTACCTTACTGTATGTCTTTCTAAATGTTTTGACAATGCAATATGAATAACATAAatcttctaaatttattttcatgtgaTGCACACAAGGGACCACATGTTTACATGGAATACCAATCATTATCCATTCACCATATGAGCACTATTTTTTATCCATGTTGCATATGACATTTGAGCAACTGATTAGGAttgataggttaaaaaaaagagtCGTCATATAGTTTTATGGTAACTAAAAACCTTAACTAGTATGGTAAAGGTTTTATGTAAGGAGTTGATTAtgataaagaaaagataaaaatcatcttaaaacaTCCTGTCTAAGGTTAGCTagttcttgtttgtttttaataataaatgtaCCTATTATGCTCCGGTTAAAGCTTTTCTAAACTAGTATATGCTTGATTGTTATTAAAGAGAGAAACTACAAAAATCTAATATAGTGAATTGAGATTTGAGCTTGATAATAAAGCCAAATCCTCACTTTTATAATATAGACGTTAGATTCGAGAGGATGATAAATTATAACTTTGGCGTTAAGCCTGCTTTCATTAATTATGGTCAAAATGAGTCGGAAAACCTCGACTCATCTTTAGTGGGCCTTGATGGGTCTTGGTGACCCACTCAAAATGGTAGGGTAGAACGTATTACAAAAcctaaatattcataaaaaaaaggatcaaataacATTTATAAGAAAGTGTTTACAtgattctaatttttatttttttcatgaacataGTAAAGTTTTAACTTCATGAGCATATAATCATTTTAAGGTTTTTATCATACTCTGGTCATTTATAGAACAAAACAATacttttatttacattttaaaaaaacaaaaaattcttcaTTTCTTGAGAAGAGAACCCTTTTAACGATTTAACCATTCTCAAGTtgatattttgatcaaaataaaatatatatatttttgaaaacaacattagattttttaaacaaCAAAGTCTTAAATTCTCAAGGACAAAATCCTTTTAAGGATTTAACTATCCTCGAGTCAACGACGATCAACAAACATCATACAAGgagaaataaaaaaccatataatcataacattttaagaaaattaaagcaCAAATCTTATAGTAAACAAATGAACACGTCTATACATAGAAAATCAACCATGTATTACAAATTTCTGAACACAAACAAATCAATACATGTAAATATAATATCTATACATAAACAATCAACAACATATtacaaattaatcaaaacaagtGAATTAATGCATTGAGATTTGAATTTGACCTTCAGAAGCTAGTGGAATTAGACTCCTAAGGTACAAAAAAGGTAGTGGCAATGATTAATGTTTATGCATTGGTAGATtacctaataataataaggggTGTGCGTATACTCCGTGTGTCAGCTTTGAACTTGCGAGTAAATGatagaaaatgaatattttttaatctttttttatcgaTGATGTGGCTATATTGAGTGGATCTAATGGCAAACAATGTGATTGTTGCTAGTGTTGATCATgatttcaagaagaaaaaggaatgatAGTGGGTTAGTGAGAGTAAGGGATGATATTCGATTTGATTATGTGGTATGAAGGTGAGGATGATAGTAGTGAAGATTATGATGATGAGTGACTTGTTGGAATTTGATGAACTTCTAGTTATGGTGGTTAGGATTTTC is part of the Populus trichocarpa isolate Nisqually-1 chromosome 2, P.trichocarpa_v4.1, whole genome shotgun sequence genome and encodes:
- the LOC7478791 gene encoding transcription factor MYC2, translating into MEELIISPSSSSSPVSLSQETPPTLQQRLQFIVQNQPDWWSYAIFWQTSNDDSGRIFLGWGDGHFQGSKDTSPKPNTFSNSRMTISNSERKRVMMKGIQSLIGECHDLDMSLMDGNDATDSEWFYVMSLTRSFSPGDGILGKAYTTGSLIWLTGGHELQFYNCERVKEAQMHGIETLVCIPTSCGVLELGSSSVIRENWGLVQQAKSLFGSDLSAYLVPKGPNNSSEEPTQFLDRSISFADMGIIAGLQEDCAVDREQKNARETEEANKRNANKPGLSYLNSEHSDSDFPLLAMHMEKRIPKKRGRKPGLGRDAPLNHVEAERQRREKLNHRFYALRAVVPNVSRMDKASLLSDAVSYINELKAKVDELESQLERESKKVKLEVADNLDNQSTTTSVDQSACRPNSAGGAGLALEVEIKFVGNDAMIRVQSENVNYPASRLMCALRELEFQVHHASMSCVNELMLQDVVVRVPDGLRTEEALKSALLGRLE